A window from Neodiprion fabricii isolate iyNeoFabr1 chromosome 2, iyNeoFabr1.1, whole genome shotgun sequence encodes these proteins:
- the LOC124175138 gene encoding putative RNA-binding protein Luc7-like 1 isoform X2, translating into MRERSKEGLNYRQDRTTQLLQNSPHHRIVVAIALSRQAERCCRSRMDLGECPQIHDLALRADYEAAQKKRDHFYDIDAMEHLQNFIADCDRRTEQAKQRLAETQEELSAEVAAKANNVHVLAEEIGKKLAKAEQLGEEGFVEESMKLMGEIDELRKKKNEAEQEYRNSMPASSYQQQKLRVCEVCSAYLGIHDNDRRLADHFGGKLHLGFIKIREKLAELEKTVEDRRKEKRETMMDRDRQRDREREDRDRDRSRGGLSTGYRERDRDRDRDRERARRDRRRSRSRSRSRGKRSRRSRSDSRGRRSRSHRSGSNDRKR; encoded by the exons ATGCGTGAAAGATCGAAGGAAGGACTCAATTATAGGCAGGATCGCACGACACAGCTGTTACAAAATTCCCCTCATCACCGGAT CGTCGTTGCCATCGCATTGTCGCGTCAGGCGGAGAGGTGTTGCCGCTCT CGCATGGACTTGGGCGAATGCCCTCAGATTCACGACCTGGCTCTGCGGGCCGACTACGAAGCTGCACAGAAGAAAAGAGATCATTTTTATGACATCGAC GCAATGGAACAccttcaaaatttcattgctGATTGTGACCGACGAACTGAACAAGCTAAGCAACGTCTTGCAGAGACTCAAGAAGAGTTGAGTGCAGAGGTTGCAGCAAAAGCTAACAACGTTCATGTTCTTGCGGaagaaattggtaaaaaaCTTGCCAAGGCAGAGCAGCTTGGCGAGGAAGGGTTTGTAGAAGAATCTATGAAGCTTATGGGTGAAATTGATGagttgagaaagaaaaaaaacgaggcTGAACAAGAATACCGAAATAGCATGCCAGCTTCGAGCTACCAGCAGCAAAAATTAAGAGTCTGTGAAGTCTGCAGTGCATACCTTGGTATACATGACAACGATAGACGACTGGCCGATCACTTTGGTGGAAAACTCCATTTGGGCTTCATCAAGATAAGGGAAAAACTTGCCGAGCTTGAAAAAACTGTCGAGGATAGGcgcaaagaaaaaagagagactATGATGGACAGGGACAGACAGCGGGACAGGGAACGTGAAGATCGGGACAGGGATCGAAGTCGTGGTGGGCTGAGTACTGGATACAGAGAACGCGATCGAGATCGCGATCGCGACCGCGAACGTGCCCGTCGGGATAGACGACGGTCAAGGTCCAGGAGCCGTAGCCGCGGCAAAAG ATCTAGACGTTCAAGGAGTGACAGCCGTGGGAGACGCTCACGTTCACACCGCAGTGGATCTAACGATCGTAAGAGATAA
- the LOC124175138 gene encoding putative RNA-binding protein Luc7-like 1 isoform X3, whose product MDLGECPQIHDLALRADYEAAQKKRDHFYDIDAMEHLQNFIADCDRRTEQAKQRLAETQEELSAEVAAKANNVHVLAEEIGKKLAKAEQLGEEGFVEESMKLMGEIDELRKKKNEAEQEYRNSMPASSYQQQKLRVCEVCSAYLGIHDNDRRLADHFGGKLHLGFIKIREKLAELEKTVEDRRKEKRETMMDRDRQRDREREDRDRDRSRGGLSTGYRERDRDRDRDRERARRDRRRSRSRSRSRGKRSRRSRSDSRGRRSRSHRSGSNDRKR is encoded by the exons ATGGACTTGGGCGAATGCCCTCAGATTCACGACCTGGCTCTGCGGGCCGACTACGAAGCTGCACAGAAGAAAAGAGATCATTTTTATGACATCGAC GCAATGGAACAccttcaaaatttcattgctGATTGTGACCGACGAACTGAACAAGCTAAGCAACGTCTTGCAGAGACTCAAGAAGAGTTGAGTGCAGAGGTTGCAGCAAAAGCTAACAACGTTCATGTTCTTGCGGaagaaattggtaaaaaaCTTGCCAAGGCAGAGCAGCTTGGCGAGGAAGGGTTTGTAGAAGAATCTATGAAGCTTATGGGTGAAATTGATGagttgagaaagaaaaaaaacgaggcTGAACAAGAATACCGAAATAGCATGCCAGCTTCGAGCTACCAGCAGCAAAAATTAAGAGTCTGTGAAGTCTGCAGTGCATACCTTGGTATACATGACAACGATAGACGACTGGCCGATCACTTTGGTGGAAAACTCCATTTGGGCTTCATCAAGATAAGGGAAAAACTTGCCGAGCTTGAAAAAACTGTCGAGGATAGGcgcaaagaaaaaagagagactATGATGGACAGGGACAGACAGCGGGACAGGGAACGTGAAGATCGGGACAGGGATCGAAGTCGTGGTGGGCTGAGTACTGGATACAGAGAACGCGATCGAGATCGCGATCGCGACCGCGAACGTGCCCGTCGGGATAGACGACGGTCAAGGTCCAGGAGCCGTAGCCGCGGCAAAAG ATCTAGACGTTCAAGGAGTGACAGCCGTGGGAGACGCTCACGTTCACACCGCAGTGGATCTAACGATCGTAAGAGATAA